AGTGGGAGTTGGCCTTTTTGTTGGGATCTCTGGAAGCTGGGTTATTGCGGCACGCCTGAGCGAACGCGGCTGCATATATCGACGAGTGTGGCTACAGCCGACTCGAGCGACGCGTCGTCGCTACCATGCCGGGCTAAGTCTTCGACAATCGCTGCTGGTTTGGTCATCTGATCAAAGCCGTGGCTGCCCCCAGCCCCTTTGATCTGATGGGCTAAGCGGCCCACTTCGGCCCAGTTTCTCTGCTGGGTTGCTGCGACGATGCCTTCAATACGCCGTGGAAGCTCTTCCACAAACATCTCCACGATCTCTGCCAAATCGGGATCATCGCCCAGCGATGAATAAAGAAGGGGACCCATAGTCAGGGCGGTCATTTGATATTTCCTCAGTGCATGAAAGCGAACAAAGGGAGCGTCGGCTCGTTGGGGCAGAACTCGCAGACGCTGGCTGTGCTTGAAAACTACCTTACGAAACCTCCTGGGGCCGCTAGTGGGGGTGGCGTTCTCCTTGTCTTGCGCAAAGCCGCAAGCGGAAAC
This window of the Pirellula staleyi DSM 6068 genome carries:
- a CDS encoding Hpt domain-containing protein, with amino-acid sequence MTALTMGPLLYSSLGDDPDLAEIVEMFVEELPRRIEGIVAATQQRNWAEVGRLAHQIKGAGGSHGFDQMTKPAAIVEDLARHGSDDASLESAVATLVDICSRVRSGVPQ